The Mauremys mutica isolate MM-2020 ecotype Southern chromosome 1, ASM2049712v1, whole genome shotgun sequence genome has a segment encoding these proteins:
- the LOC123356260 gene encoding zinc finger protein 250-like isoform X1 — protein sequence MQENYETVTSLGFPVFKPYVISQLEGGEEPWVLDLPGSEESEILRSHCTDEEPSNQPRNSGDGVVRESEEQNPHQEDAELAEAHGALLRRSKGNVSRCHELGKAGESYHRPEREQGNHSEERMDEPINCQGTHKDFKETTSQEKILTEKRENTCSECGKNFHYRSALIRHEIIHTKERPYECCECGKSFNHTSALIRHQRIHRGDRPYKCCECGKSFTQSSDLSAHQRIHTGERPYECRECGKSFNHRSALISHQRIHTGERPYECCECRISFTQRSALLSHHRIHTGERPYTCSECGKSFTRSSNLTTHQRIHTGERPYECSECGKSFTDISSLISHQRIHTGEKPYECCECGKSFSQSSTLITHHRIHTGHRPYECCECGKSFSQSSGLLYHQRIRKGDKLHKNLL from the exons atgcaggagaactatgagactgtgacctcgctgg ggtttccagttttcAAACCctatgtgatctcccagctggaaggaggggaagagccgtgggtcctggatctccctggttCAGAGGAAAGTGAGATCCTGAGAAGTCATTGCACAGATGAGGAACCATCAAatcaacccagaaact caggtgatggggtggtgagggagagcgaggagcagaatcctcaccaggaagatgctgagctagCTGAAGCGCATGGGGCATTACtgcgaagatccaaagggaatgtgtcCAGGTGCCATGAGctgggaaaagctggtgaaagttaccacagaccagagagagagcagggaaaccactcagaggagagaatggatgaacccattaattgtcagggaactcacaaGGATTTCAAGGAAACTacatcccaggagaaaatcctcacggaaaagagagagaatacatgcagtgagtgtgggaaaaacttccattaccgctcagcccttattcgacatgagataatccacacgaaagagagaccctacgaatgctgtgagtgtgggaaaagcttcaatcatacCTCAGCCCTTATTAGacatcagcgaatacacagaggagacagaccttataaatgctgtgagtgtgggaaaagcttcactcagagctcagacctttctgcccatcagagaatccatacgggggagagaccctatgaatgcagggagtgcgggaaaagcttcaatcatcgttcagcccttatctctcatcagagaattcacaccgGAGAGCGACcttacgaatgctgtgagtgcaggataagcttcactcagagatcagccctgcTCTctcatcacagaatccacacaggagagcgaccctacacatgctctgagtgtgggaaaagcttcacccgaagctcaaaccttactacgcatcagaggatccacacaggagagagaccctatgaatgcagtgagtgcgggaaaagtttcactgacatctcctcccttatctctcatcagagaatccacacgggagagaaaccctatgaatgttgtgagtgtgggaaaagcttctctcagagctcaacccttattacacatcacagaatccacacaggacacagaccctatgaatgctgcgagtgtgggaaaagcttctctcagaGCTCAGGCCTTCTCtatcatcagagaatccgtaaaggagataaacttcataaaaatcttctctag
- the LOC123356260 gene encoding zinc finger protein 436-like isoform X2: MQENYETVTSLGFPVFKPYVISQLEGGEEPWVLDLPGSEESEILRSHCTDEEPSNQPRNCDGVVRESEEQNPHQEDAELAEAHGALLRRSKGNVSRCHELGKAGESYHRPEREQGNHSEERMDEPINCQGTHKDFKETTSQEKILTEKRENTCSECGKNFHYRSALIRHEIIHTKERPYECCECGKSFNHTSALIRHQRIHRGDRPYKCCECGKSFTQSSDLSAHQRIHTGERPYECRECGKSFNHRSALISHQRIHTGERPYECCECRISFTQRSALLSHHRIHTGERPYTCSECGKSFTRSSNLTTHQRIHTGERPYECSECGKSFTDISSLISHQRIHTGEKPYECCECGKSFSQSSTLITHHRIHTGHRPYECCECGKSFSQSSGLLYHQRIRKGDKLHKNLL, translated from the exons atgcaggagaactatgagactgtgacctcgctgg ggtttccagttttcAAACCctatgtgatctcccagctggaaggaggggaagagccgtgggtcctggatctccctggttCAGAGGAAAGTGAGATCCTGAGAAGTCATTGCACAGATGAGGAACCATCAAatcaacccagaaact gtgatggggtggtgagggagagcgaggagcagaatcctcaccaggaagatgctgagctagCTGAAGCGCATGGGGCATTACtgcgaagatccaaagggaatgtgtcCAGGTGCCATGAGctgggaaaagctggtgaaagttaccacagaccagagagagagcagggaaaccactcagaggagagaatggatgaacccattaattgtcagggaactcacaaGGATTTCAAGGAAACTacatcccaggagaaaatcctcacggaaaagagagagaatacatgcagtgagtgtgggaaaaacttccattaccgctcagcccttattcgacatgagataatccacacgaaagagagaccctacgaatgctgtgagtgtgggaaaagcttcaatcatacCTCAGCCCTTATTAGacatcagcgaatacacagaggagacagaccttataaatgctgtgagtgtgggaaaagcttcactcagagctcagacctttctgcccatcagagaatccatacgggggagagaccctatgaatgcagggagtgcgggaaaagcttcaatcatcgttcagcccttatctctcatcagagaattcacaccgGAGAGCGACcttacgaatgctgtgagtgcaggataagcttcactcagagatcagccctgcTCTctcatcacagaatccacacaggagagcgaccctacacatgctctgagtgtgggaaaagcttcacccgaagctcaaaccttactacgcatcagaggatccacacaggagagagaccctatgaatgcagtgagtgcgggaaaagtttcactgacatctcctcccttatctctcatcagagaatccacacgggagagaaaccctatgaatgttgtgagtgtgggaaaagcttctctcagagctcaacccttattacacatcacagaatccacacaggacacagaccctatgaatgctgcgagtgtgggaaaagcttctctcagaGCTCAGGCCTTCTCtatcatcagagaatccgtaaaggagataaacttcataaaaatcttctctag